The Streptomyces cyaneogriseus subsp. noncyanogenus region GGACGGCAAGGTCACTTGCCCTTGGCGGCTTCCTTGAGCTTGGAGCCCGCGGAGACCTTCACGCTGTAGCCGGCCGGGATCTGGATCGGCTCACCGGTCTGCGGGTTGCGAGCGGTGCGAGCGGCACGGTGGGTGCGCTCGAAGGTGAGGAAGCCGGGAATGGTGACCTTCTCGTCGCCCTTGGCGACGATGTCGCCGACGACGTCGGCGAACGCGGCCAGCACCGCGTCGGCGTCCTTGCGGGTCACCTCGGCGCGGTCGGCCAGCGCGGCCACCAGCTCACTGCGGTTCATGTTGTTACTCCCGTATGTTTCTTGCCGTTGAGGCGTGCCACGCGGCTGGGCCGCATGTCGGGCACGGCGAAAGCCGATGCTGCCAGGGTCCCCGGTGAGTCCCCGGACCCGGGTCCGTCGTCAGACCCTCGCGCCCAGGGAGGCATCCTGCCTCTACCTGCGGCGGGAAAGCCAATCCGGCACCCGCAGGAGTCGTGAGAACACTCTTGGGAGTCACACGAAGAGCGGGCCGGAGCCTGGCCGACACCCTAGAGGGCGGCACTCGGCTCCGGGTTCCACGACGCGCCGGTACCACGGGCCCCCGTGGCGATGCTCACAGCACCGGGCACCCACGGTGCGGGCCCGTGTCCGTGATCCTACGAGGCCGT contains the following coding sequences:
- a CDS encoding HU family DNA-binding protein, yielding MNRSELVAALADRAEVTRKDADAVLAAFADVVGDIVAKGDEKVTIPGFLTFERTHRAARTARNPQTGEPIQIPAGYSVKVSAGSKLKEAAKGK